GAGGAAAAACCTCCTTTCAATGGACAGAAACCTCGAGTGGAACCAGATTCtgggtgacagagagacagacagacatgcagtgACAGTAAAAATAACAACAGCTAAAataatgtatatgtatatattaatatgacatagtatatgtacataatgataataatatgtGCAATCACGCAGCCACGATCCATAGGAACCTGTGAAACCACAAAGACTCTGGGGATGAAGCCAAGTTAGTAACATGCATTCAGGGGACGTGAATGTGTACAaatgcagaggcagaggaggagagagaagctcAGTGTCTCAGCCTATAGCAGCAGAGCTGGCCCTAACTGGAAGCTTCCATATTAGTGGAACCCCATTTCCTTCCAAGTTTGCTGGTTTGGGGGTGTACAGCTACAGCACAGATATCGGAATTGGTCATTGCATAGACCTCGAATGTACGAATCTTTGCCTAATGGTGTGTTGTCCAGTCACAGGAATTCAcaagttattaaatgatggtcTGATAAAAGAGGATTTTGGTGAAGTCGGGTCTGATACTGTGATAAACACAGTGCTAAAGCTATCAATGTCTCAATCACCTACAAACATTGATCTGTTTTAAGGACTAAGCTTGATAAAACCTCAGAGAATTCACATAAAATTTCAGAAAATGGAGCAGGAGCACGGCGCACTGTAACAAATAGAACTGGCTATagtgttttccaggtttggtgTGAAGGACTTACAACAAGGCCTTTGAATTAATTACAGctgagtttaggtttaggtttgaTTGAGAGGCCAGCTTTAGGCCTTACAGTCATCTTCTAACCCTTTcctgatttcagaaggaacacATTGTTGAATTTCAGCAGCACTCAAATTTGTCCCTCCAGCTTTgctgaagacaaagaagaaggtGTTCCTGCAACGCAACAGAACGAACGTTATACATACGTTGACCTGTTATACTGTGCCATGTTATACTAAGGAACACTACACCACAAATTATCTTCATATATACCTCAATATACTACAGTCTGGTTGAACTATATATACTATTACCTCCTATTATGACCTACTACACTATGAGATGTTATACCAGGTGTTCTCAGACTTATTACTCAAAGGTCTGCATTTTTATTCACGATCAGAGGTCCCCAACAATTGGcaataacaaaaaatatttaatcaatcaattaatatcgtcatctcttgtgattggaTCAGTGAGGCAGACGAGGCTCAGACAGTTcgtccatatttatttctgactcatttTCTTTACTGTGTCTCAGAGAAAAGAGACACGTTCTGTATCTGTGGTCCAGGAGCTGATAGTCCGTCCTGTGGTGGAGCTTCAACGTGTGAACTCAACAACACACGACACTAACCCGAAccagccacattaaaaccacattcatctaCGGACAGACCACTGTGAACGACCCCCAGCTGCACTGAATATTCAACATCACTAACTGTTGGttcatcaacagaaaattcatTTCAGAATAGAAAACATGACCCTTCATAATATATTGCAGCCTGGTTATGACTTGGGGTGTGGCAGGGGCCCTCAACTGTATCTGTCCGAGGGCCAGAATGGTTCTGTGGGAGCCTAActgcaaattaaaacaaaacaaatacatttttgggACTGTTTAACtcattattgtttaatattttcactttcctACGAAATTCATCTTATTTTTATGGGTCTGtcagcatgaacacactcttaaaaatgtggaaaatccACGATGATAACTAGAAAAGACCTGCGTGCTACCAAcgaccaatgaatgagtccttatgccaacaaacactgctgttcTGGGACTTAATACAACAGTTGATTGTCCATTACTATGCGTCTCTGTAGAATGGGTAACTATTAATTACTGACTTTTTTCAATACAAAAACCACAATTTGACTACCAATGAATGAAGCAATGAAAAAACCTTATCTTCATGAttccaggaagcaaacaaaaatactcagtttgagactcaatcCAACAGGTGACCTAGTACCATACTGTAGCATGTCCTCCTGTGCTGTGACCTATGATATCATGACCTACTGTACTATGCAAATGTTATACTATATTAGCTATATTAATGACTGTCACATGCATACTATGACTTACTATTGTATGATCTCCTATACTATGACTTATACTGTGAACTTCACCCCAAAAAGGCTGTCTTTGTAAAACAGGATGTGAAACAGGTTagcaaacaggtgagaggatcatgattgggtatgaaaggggcatcctggaaaggctcagtcgttcacagaggatggagcgagttcaccactttgtgaacacacgactggatgaaggaggttaacacatggactcaggaacacttcagaaaaactgttgttggtCAACAATATACTGCATCCTACTGCAGTATGTACTTCTATATATACACCCCACTATGGCTGtacctctctgtcctccttcaggTGGAGTTTGGTGTGGTTTACAGTTGTCTTGAAGACAAGATGTTCACAGCGAGGAGAGGGAAGGGGTCATTCTGTAACGGAGAGCCACTGCAGGTTTCTGACCAGGAAGGTCAGTAATTAATAACATAACACAAAGGACTCAGTCATTGATAATCCACCAGGATGAGTCAATATCAACAAATCTGACTGAATTCAAATGCAGTGATCCAAGGTTACAGCTGAAGTGTTTCATTTaaagcatattaaaaatgtCTGGAGCAGATGTGACCAGACTTCTGAAAAAATACATCTAAGCTTGAAAAATCACCATGTTTGCACTGATTTCTGTTTGTTATAAGATGTAACTGAACACAACAGCTATGTGAAGTAAGACAATATGTTATGATGCTCTGATCCACCAAGAGACCCGAATTTGACCTGTGTCCTTTTTTCTGAAAGACATTAAACAGTCAATCATCGCCACAGAGTTTGGATCCAACAGAGACCCTGAAGCTGTCGACAAAATCTTTTCAAGCCTGAGGAACATCCTTTGCATCCCTGTACATGGGTAATACTATTGATACTGCAGTAAAACCACTGATATTGTAAAGTTAATATGTACTTAGACCAGTATATGTACGTTGCCAGTGTGCGTGGTGCAGGAAGTGCAGCGATCAACATGTGTCTGGTGGCGTCTGGTTGTGTTGAAGCATATTATGAGATTGGGATCCACGTTTGGGATGTTGCTGCCGGCTCGCTGATCGTCTCAGAGGCCGGAGGAGTCCTGATGGACGTCGAAGGTAAAGATGCTCAAAAAGCCACgctgtgtctctgctgatgaTTCAAATAGAGAAATCGACACTGAAACATCCAGGTGACAGTCATCTGGTTTTAAAGTGTTTGCGGGTTGTCTGCCTGTATCTGTGTTCAGGAGTAGCGGTGGACCTGATGTCCAGAAGAATCGTTGCTGCCAACAGGAGAACCATCGCTGAGAGGATCGTCAAAGAGATCGACTCCTTCAGTCCGCCCAGAGATGATGCTCCATCACCACTCAAACAGTGAAGAAGTGCAGAGCATTCCAGatcaaacaacatgttttatgtgtgaAATTTGCTAAGTTTGTGATAAATAAAGTGTGTCATGAAAGCAAATACACATCTGGGTTTGTTTGATATGACATCTGCACAACATCTTGTGTCTGTTACCTAAAGACGACGGGTGGTACAGCAGAACGAGAGGCGTTAGATTAAGATGACAGGTGCAACATTGGGCACAAAGACTGCTTTAAGCGTGATGGGATACATCCAAACATGCAACACTGGTTGCAGACTGCTCAGCACCAACCTGTGTCATGATCTTGGCATGCTGTATAAGAATACACAGACACGAcagcaaacaggcagacagcctGTAACTCGCCACCCTCACCCAaccctctgcttcacatcaccCAAGACATTCAGAGGATGCCTCTGTGACAATCAGGGATCCttcttcaattcaattcagttttatttgtatggTGCCAAATCagaacaaaagttgtctcaggacgctttccatatagagctggtacaggccgagctcttttctttcttttcttcttcctacTCTACATCACATTCTCCAGGCACCCAGTCTTCACAGCCAATCAAGGTGTTAGttaaagctgccacactgaagctcagtcaAACTGTTAAACAACAATAACCACAGACATCATCACTCAGGTGTTTGTCAGAATTGTGGTAGCGGCAACGAACTGTGATCACAGACGATGGTTGTTGTAAGTGATGTCCATGACAGAATCGAGTCAGTTTTCAATGCAGAACCATCTGAGGCCTGAAGATCACGACCAGACAGTGTTGGTTTTTGGCCTCGTCCCTTGggtacagagatttcttcagattctctgagtCTTTTAATGACAATATGTTCTGTAGACAGTAGAATCCAGAAACTCTTTGCAGTTTTATGTGAGAAACATAATTCTTAGATTGCTGCACTATTTGAGTTATTTTGAGAGCAATGTAGCTTGGTGctagtccattaagggctttgtgtatgaggaggaggaccttaagacctgaatgttacaggatgccagtgcagagcagctaaaactggactaatgtggtCTCTGTTCTTGGTTCTGGTTCAtagtcgagctgcagagtttgaatgaactgaagtctctcagtgtttttcatttcaaagttcATCTGAAGTTCTTTGTTTCAGGACAGACTAGAAGGATTTCAGCTTGTCTCATTTAACTTGAAGAAATTCTTGCTCATACATTGATTTACTGATTAACAGACAGTCAGTGACAGAGtctgtagctgcagcatcatctggttcagcacagatgttcaattgtgtgtcatctgcatagaaaCATACTCTGTGCTCTGTAATGACGCCACCCAGTGGCAGCATGTGGAGTGACAACAATAATGGACCAATCAGCTCCCTGCAACCTCAAACAGACGTCATGTTtgtcagacacatgatctccaagactgacgtCCAACTCTGtgcctttgatgtttgtttgaaaccagtttaacactCAGTCAAAGACCAACAGCTGTTCAAGACCATTGATTCAGACGTGATCAGTCGTATCAAACGCTGCTCTGAGGTCTGAGAGGACAGACCTGAGGTCAGAGTTTAGTCTGACGTCACTGATGGTTTCAGATCAGTTtcagagctgtgtttgttgtaCAGTCGGACTGAAATTCCTCCTgatgttattttcttaaagaaaacagTTCGTTTGCTGTGAAAGCGTCTTTTCCAGTGTCCCTCTCATGAATGGACGTTGGCTCTTGGCCTGTAGTTTGTGGCTGTGTTCCTGTCTTGGTTCGCTTTCTTTGCTTCAGGTTTTACTGAAGCTCTTAAAAGCCGTCTGTGAAGACGTGTGTTTGGACAGATGGATTTCTGACCTTCAGGATATGAATCTGTCAAAcacttgctttaaaaatgctgaagGTTCAGGGTGGACACATGAGGTGGACGAGTTGGACTCAGGGACAGAGCTCAGTTAAGGTAGTACAGGTGAATTTCCTCATGGTTCCATCATATTTGCAGGATTTGCGAGGTcatctgtgctttcatttttcGTTCTTTCAGAGTGTTCTGCAGTATGGAGTCGGGTTCCACAGGTCTCAgtggtttgttgtttggttaagtgctgtattttgttttcagaaaaatatTGTGATAAGGTGAAATCACATCAACTCCTATAAATATATAACTGTACAAACGAGTGTTCTGACAAAAGCTGACATCAGCGGGTCGTCGTGGAAACAAGTGAGAAAGCTAAAATGTATTAAGATATTTAATAAATTTATTCAACAGTTAAAGTGCAGAAAGACTAAAGCATGAAGTTGAAGGTTCAATGCCTGTCAGACGGCTCTGACACAACTCTGctctcacattttcatttgcctgctcatacacacacatgcagctaaCACATGCTAACAAAGGCTAACACATGCTAATTGATGCTCGCACTAATTGAAACAGAAGTGGATAGTTAAATACTGACAAGAGACTCATTAGCATCATTAGCTTGTCAGAACAGGGTCTCTCAGCTCTTCAGGTGTAATCAGTCcgactctgattggctgctcaaTCATATTTGGTCCCTCTTCTCGTACTAAAGTCTGTTTTAGTGGCTGTGTTTCCACGGCAACTAATAAACAAATCAGAAGCCAATACAGCAAACTCATGATGTCACTGAGATTGAGACAGGTGAAGCTTTTTAGTCTTAGTCtcttttgttttagttttcatCAGTTCAGCCTGGAAACCATGACTGGCAACGCCTCCATCAGTGATATCACGGCAGATGATCACCTGTATGACACCTGCTGGTGTGGGCATGGTCAGAGGTACATGGGAGCTGTGTCTCAATTCAGAGGCCAGGCTGCATTTAAAGACTGAATGTGTCCCAGCAGTCCGTCCTAAAGTAACGAGGATTACGCTCATGAATTCAAGAATCAGGATTTTAACCCAGTGGAACATCTGAAAGACAAACGTCCATCCCTGAAACGTTTCTTCAAAACGGACTAACTCACCTGTCCTCAGTGAC
The Chaetodon auriga isolate fChaAug3 chromosome 12, fChaAug3.hap1, whole genome shotgun sequence genome window above contains:
- the LOC143329666 gene encoding inositol monophosphatase 1-like; amino-acid sequence: MADLWQHAMDHAVAAARRAGEVVREALLDDRKVTTKSSSVDLVTQTDQKVEQLIIQSVKEKFPTHRFIGEESVAAGEPCVLTDSPTWIIDPIDGTTNFVHAFPFVAVSIGFSVDKQVEFGVVYSCLEDKMFTARRGKGSFCNGEPLQVSDQEDIKQSIIATEFGSNRDPEAVDKIFSSLRNILCIPVHGVRGAGSAAINMCLVASGCVEAYYEIGIHVWDVAAGSLIVSEAGGVLMDVEGVAVDLMSRRIVAANRRTIAERIVKEIDSFSPPRDDAPSPLKQ